One Nodosilinea sp. FACHB-141 DNA segment encodes these proteins:
- the bioF gene encoding 8-amino-7-oxononanoate synthase, which translates to MGTDPYVWLDKSLAALHRAHRYRTVAAVYGMTGTVVQRQGQTLINFASNDYLGLASDPRLAEAAIAAIQTYGTGSTGSRLLSGHRELHGELEQALAALKGTEDAIVFSSGYLANMGAIAALVGSPDLILGDEYNHSSLKSGGKVSGANALDYRHGDVAHLEELLKLYRDRHRRCLITTDSVFSMDGDLCPLAAILDLAENYHAMVLVDEAHGTGVFGARGSGAVEHLGCTGRPLVTVGTLSKAVGSLGGYVAGSTVLIDFLRNRSPSWIYTTGLSPADTAAALAAVKIIQQETWRREMLWHQVNHLIQQIDQILTEPAVVPFGLRRLPSASPIICLEGASAEAILTASQHLQSAGLWVAAVRPPTVPTSRLRITVMATHKPHHLHQLVTGLQTLNQG; encoded by the coding sequence ATGGGTACCGACCCCTACGTTTGGCTAGATAAATCTTTGGCAGCCCTGCACCGCGCCCACCGCTATCGAACCGTAGCGGCTGTCTATGGCATGACCGGGACCGTGGTGCAGCGGCAGGGGCAAACTCTAATCAACTTTGCCAGCAACGACTATCTGGGACTAGCCAGCGATCCTCGGCTGGCGGAGGCGGCGATCGCCGCCATTCAGACCTACGGCACCGGCAGCACCGGTTCGCGGCTGCTCAGCGGCCATCGAGAGCTGCATGGGGAACTAGAGCAGGCGCTCGCCGCTCTCAAGGGCACTGAAGATGCGATCGTCTTTAGCTCGGGCTATCTGGCCAACATGGGGGCGATCGCGGCCCTAGTCGGCAGCCCAGACCTAATTTTGGGCGACGAATACAACCACTCCAGCCTCAAGTCCGGGGGCAAAGTTAGCGGTGCTAACGCCCTAGACTATCGCCATGGTGACGTTGCCCACTTAGAGGAATTGCTGAAACTGTATCGCGATCGCCATCGCCGCTGTCTGATTACCACCGACAGTGTATTTAGTATGGATGGCGACCTGTGCCCGCTAGCGGCCATTCTTGACCTAGCGGAGAACTACCACGCGATGGTGTTGGTGGATGAGGCCCACGGCACAGGAGTATTTGGCGCGCGCGGCTCGGGGGCCGTAGAGCACCTAGGATGTACCGGACGCCCCTTAGTCACAGTCGGTACTCTCAGTAAGGCTGTGGGCAGCCTAGGGGGCTACGTAGCCGGGTCGACTGTACTCATTGACTTCCTCCGCAACCGCTCCCCCAGCTGGATTTACACTACGGGTCTATCGCCAGCAGATACAGCGGCGGCCCTAGCGGCGGTAAAAATTATTCAGCAAGAAACCTGGCGCCGCGAAATGCTCTGGCACCAGGTGAATCACTTGATTCAACAAATTGATCAAATCTTGACAGAGCCAGCAGTAGTTCCCTTTGGGCTGCGGCGATTGCCTTCGGCTTCGCCCATTATTTGCCTAGAGGGTGCATCAGCAGAGGCAATTTTGACGGCTAGCCAACACCTACAGTCAGCTGGGCTATGGGTGGCAGCAGTACGCCCGCCCACAGTGCCCACAAGCCGACTACGAATTACGGTTATGGCTACCCATAAGCCCCATCACCTGCATCAGCTGGTCACTGGACTACAGACTCTGAATCAGGGTTGA
- a CDS encoding glutathione S-transferase family protein produces the protein MLKLYYARPSVYARPVWLALIEKQLSFELAPVDLSGKQFEPEFLAVNPFGHVPVLEDGDLRVIESMAILDYLEARYSDIALLPRDATALARVRMVQMLTLNELLPGVFKLLIDNERSDRKSAEIEYAQLRVRNTLSFLENLLGDGCYFAGEQFTLAEIVAGTVVHRVPDLGVALADYPRLSHWSKQLLARPAWQQIALSAEEWNTFKRRMRVIPKIWQRRRHQRMTALSQQSLTM, from the coding sequence ATGCTGAAGCTTTACTACGCCCGGCCATCCGTTTATGCCCGTCCGGTGTGGCTCGCCTTGATTGAAAAGCAGTTGTCCTTTGAGTTGGCACCAGTTGACTTGAGCGGCAAGCAGTTTGAGCCTGAGTTTTTGGCTGTCAACCCTTTTGGCCATGTGCCGGTCTTGGAAGATGGCGATCTTCGCGTCATTGAGTCGATGGCGATTTTGGATTATTTAGAAGCTCGCTATTCCGACATAGCGCTGTTGCCCAGGGATGCAACGGCTTTAGCTAGGGTTCGTATGGTGCAGATGCTGACGCTCAACGAACTGCTGCCGGGGGTCTTTAAGCTGCTGATTGACAACGAGCGCTCGGACCGAAAATCGGCTGAGATAGAATATGCTCAGCTACGGGTCAGGAATACGCTGAGTTTTCTGGAGAATTTGCTGGGTGACGGCTGCTATTTCGCGGGCGAGCAATTTACGCTGGCAGAAATCGTCGCTGGAACTGTAGTTCACAGGGTACCGGATCTGGGAGTGGCGCTGGCCGATTATCCTCGATTGAGTCACTGGTCTAAACAGCTGCTCGCTCGACCAGCCTGGCAGCAGATTGCGCTGAGTGCGGAGGAGTGGAACACCTTCAAACGCCGTATGCGCGTCATTCCTAAAATTTGGCAGCGCCGTCGCCATCAGCGCATGACCGCACTATCGCAGCAAAGTCTAACGATGTAA
- a CDS encoding TetR/AcrR family transcriptional regulator has translation MSKAQVTKAHIIEQAAALFNQQGYAGASMSDVMRVTGLQKGGIYNHFRSKDELALEAFDFAVQRIQQRFMGALKGKRHAVDRLMAILSVYERFLEDPPVQGGCPLLNTAVESDDAHPALRKQTQMAMNDWRSLIERIVDKGVARGELQPIVDAATVATILIATIEGGIMLSKLYDDPAYLEQALAHLRTYVQQQLATPG, from the coding sequence ATGTCAAAAGCTCAAGTTACCAAGGCGCATATCATCGAGCAGGCGGCAGCTCTGTTTAACCAGCAGGGCTACGCAGGAGCGTCGATGTCTGATGTGATGCGGGTAACAGGTTTACAAAAGGGAGGGATTTATAACCACTTTCGCAGCAAAGATGAACTGGCTTTAGAGGCCTTTGACTTCGCAGTTCAGCGCATCCAGCAGCGATTTATGGGGGCCTTGAAGGGCAAGCGACACGCTGTAGACAGGTTGATGGCTATTCTCAGCGTCTACGAACGGTTTTTGGAGGATCCACCAGTGCAGGGCGGCTGCCCACTGCTGAATACGGCTGTGGAGAGCGATGATGCCCACCCGGCGCTACGAAAGCAAACTCAGATGGCGATGAATGACTGGCGATCGCTAATTGAACGCATCGTCGACAAAGGCGTTGCCCGCGGTGAACTGCAACCTATCGTGGACGCTGCAACCGTAGCGACGATCTTGATTGCCACCATTGAGGGAGGCATCATGCTCAGCAAGCTGTACGATGACCCCGCCTATTTAGAACAAGCTCTAGCCCATTTAAGAACCTATGTTCAACAGCAGCTAGCCACGCCCGGCTAA
- the glgB gene encoding 1,4-alpha-glucan branching enzyme, whose translation MPATVDAEQIDRIVWNQHHDPFEILGPHMVQQDGQTVWAVRAYLPQAEKAWVVLPEEHKEVPMEPNHNPHFFECVLQVQDLANYQLKYVIGDHTHVIYDPYAFKTRAITDFDIHLFSEGNHHRIYEKLGAHFTEVEGVTGVYFAVWAPNARNASVLGDFNYWDGRKHQMRRLSNGIWDLFIPGLDVGTHYKYEIKNHDGHIYEKSDPYGFQQEIRPKTASIVTDLDSYAWQDADWMEKRRQTEPLTQPVSIYELHVGSWLHESSASPALRPDGSPEPVVTVAELKPGARFLTYRELADRLIPYIKELGFTHIELLPVAEHPFDGSWGYQVTGYYAVTSRYGTPEDFMYFVDQCHANGIGVIVDWVPGHFPKDGHGLAFFDGTHLYEHADPRKGEHKEWGTLVFNYGRNEVRNFLVANAIFWFEKYHIDGIRVDAVASMLYLNYFRKDGEWVANDYGGCEHIEAADFLRQVNHVLFTYFPGVLSIAEESTAWPMVSWPTYVGGLGFNLKWNMGWMHDMLDYFNMDPWFRQFHQNNVTFSIWYAFTENFMLALSHDEVVHGKSNMLGKMPGDEWQKFANLRCLYTYMFMHPGKKTLFMSMEFGQWSEWNVWGDLEWHLLQHQAHASLKHFMGKLNEFYRSEPALFTQDFDQAGFEWIDCSDNRHSVVAFIRRDKGSDDFVVVVCNFTPQPHSHYRVGVPEQGYYRELFNSDARDFGGSNMGNLGGKWSEDWSFHNRPYSLDLTLPPLGVIVLKLTSEETQKALSGQ comes from the coding sequence ATGCCTGCAACCGTTGACGCTGAGCAGATTGACCGGATTGTCTGGAACCAGCACCATGACCCCTTTGAAATCTTAGGGCCGCACATGGTGCAGCAAGATGGTCAAACGGTCTGGGCCGTAAGGGCCTATTTGCCCCAAGCTGAAAAAGCCTGGGTCGTACTGCCAGAAGAGCACAAAGAAGTGCCTATGGAGCCCAACCATAACCCCCACTTTTTTGAGTGCGTGCTGCAGGTTCAAGATCTGGCTAACTATCAGCTTAAATACGTCATCGGTGACCATACCCATGTCATCTACGACCCCTACGCCTTCAAAACCCGTGCCATCACCGATTTTGACATCCACCTCTTTAGTGAAGGCAACCACCATCGCATTTACGAAAAGCTAGGTGCACACTTCACCGAAGTCGAGGGCGTCACGGGCGTTTACTTTGCCGTGTGGGCTCCCAATGCTCGTAACGCATCGGTATTGGGCGATTTTAACTACTGGGATGGCCGCAAACACCAGATGCGCCGCCTTTCTAACGGCATCTGGGACCTATTTATTCCTGGGTTAGACGTTGGAACCCACTATAAGTACGAGATTAAAAACCACGACGGCCACATCTACGAAAAATCTGACCCCTACGGCTTTCAGCAAGAAATTCGACCCAAAACCGCCTCTATTGTCACTGATCTAGATAGCTACGCCTGGCAAGATGCTGACTGGATGGAAAAGCGTCGCCAGACCGAACCTCTGACCCAGCCAGTCTCGATCTACGAGCTGCATGTCGGCTCCTGGCTGCACGAGTCATCGGCTAGCCCCGCCCTACGCCCCGACGGCAGTCCAGAACCAGTCGTTACGGTAGCTGAGCTCAAGCCCGGAGCGCGTTTCCTCACCTACCGAGAGCTAGCGGATCGGCTGATTCCCTACATCAAAGAGCTCGGGTTTACTCACATTGAGCTACTGCCCGTCGCTGAGCACCCCTTCGATGGTTCCTGGGGCTACCAGGTCACCGGCTATTACGCCGTCACCTCTCGTTATGGAACGCCCGAAGACTTTATGTACTTTGTCGACCAGTGCCACGCCAACGGCATCGGCGTCATTGTCGATTGGGTGCCAGGCCACTTTCCCAAAGACGGCCACGGTCTGGCATTCTTTGACGGCACCCACCTCTACGAACATGCTGACCCCCGCAAGGGCGAGCACAAAGAGTGGGGCACCCTGGTGTTTAACTACGGTCGCAATGAGGTGCGCAACTTCTTGGTGGCCAACGCCATCTTTTGGTTTGAGAAGTACCACATCGACGGAATCCGGGTTGATGCGGTAGCTTCCATGCTCTACCTCAACTACTTCCGCAAAGATGGAGAGTGGGTGGCTAATGACTACGGCGGCTGCGAACATATTGAAGCGGCAGACTTTCTCCGTCAGGTAAACCACGTGCTGTTTACCTACTTCCCTGGAGTGCTTTCGATCGCAGAAGAATCAACCGCTTGGCCAATGGTCTCTTGGCCTACCTACGTGGGCGGGCTAGGCTTTAACCTCAAGTGGAACATGGGCTGGATGCACGACATGTTGGATTACTTCAACATGGATCCATGGTTCCGCCAGTTCCACCAGAACAACGTTACCTTCAGTATTTGGTACGCCTTTACTGAAAACTTTATGCTGGCGCTGTCCCACGACGAGGTGGTGCACGGCAAGAGCAATATGCTAGGCAAAATGCCGGGGGATGAGTGGCAAAAGTTTGCCAACCTGCGCTGCCTCTACACCTACATGTTCATGCATCCGGGCAAAAAAACCCTGTTTATGAGCATGGAGTTTGGCCAGTGGAGCGAGTGGAATGTCTGGGGCGACCTGGAATGGCACCTGCTTCAGCATCAGGCCCACGCTAGCCTTAAGCACTTTATGGGTAAGCTCAACGAGTTTTACCGCAGTGAACCGGCTCTGTTTACTCAAGACTTCGACCAAGCTGGCTTTGAGTGGATCGACTGTAGCGACAACCGCCACAGCGTGGTGGCCTTTATTCGCCGCGACAAGGGCAGCGATGACTTTGTGGTGGTGGTGTGCAACTTTACGCCCCAGCCCCATAGCCACTATCGGGTAGGCGTGCCTGAGCAGGGCTACTACAGAGAGCTCTTCAACAGCGATGCCCGCGACTTTGGTGGCAGCAACATGGGTAATCTGGGCGGCAAATGGTCTGAGGATTGGTCGTTCCACAACCGACCCTATTCGCTGGATCTGACCCTGCCACCTCTAGGAGTGATTGTGCTGAAGCTGACCTCAGAAGAAACTCAGAAAGCCCTATCAGGTCAGTAA
- a CDS encoding pre-peptidase C-terminal domain-containing protein — translation MGFLRLFPAGVVAPVALVGLLAGPATLVARADTVLEEAGTIYPAESTYTFEGTAGQVMTITLASEDFDPVLSLTGPDETEIASNDDFGGTLNSTIIIELPEDGTYTVVARSFSGQGGDYDLVVRTSTEFEVTYAEAEALALAEDYTGAIAAYTEAIAIDPEQSSAYLGRAQATLGQVYVEQGDLVEGPEDIPLEARESVIADFEQAATLFEANGSEDWAASLREQAEVLRNAESPQ, via the coding sequence ATGGGTTTTCTACGGTTGTTTCCTGCGGGAGTAGTAGCGCCTGTAGCCTTGGTGGGGCTGCTGGCTGGCCCGGCAACGCTGGTTGCCCGCGCCGATACCGTGCTAGAAGAGGCGGGCACCATTTATCCGGCAGAGTCTACCTATACCTTCGAGGGCACAGCCGGACAGGTGATGACGATCACCCTAGCCAGTGAGGATTTTGATCCGGTGTTGTCATTAACCGGGCCTGATGAGACCGAAATCGCGTCTAATGACGATTTTGGCGGCACTCTAAACTCAACCATTATCATCGAGCTGCCTGAAGATGGTACCTACACTGTAGTGGCCCGGTCATTTTCGGGCCAGGGTGGCGACTATGACCTCGTTGTGCGCACCTCTACCGAATTTGAGGTGACCTATGCTGAAGCCGAGGCCCTGGCTCTGGCCGAAGACTACACTGGCGCCATTGCTGCCTACACTGAGGCGATCGCAATTGACCCTGAGCAGTCTTCAGCCTACCTAGGACGGGCCCAGGCCACGCTAGGGCAGGTGTATGTGGAGCAAGGCGATTTAGTAGAAGGGCCAGAGGATATTCCCTTAGAGGCGAGAGAGTCAGTGATTGCCGATTTTGAGCAGGCCGCTACTCTTTTTGAGGCCAACGGATCCGAAGACTGGGCCGCTTCTCTGCGAGAACAGGCCGAGGTGCTGCGCAATGCCGAGAGTCCGCAATAG
- a CDS encoding phycobilisome rod-core linker polypeptide, producing the protein MSLPLLNYSPSSQNQRVAAYEIGGDEQPRIFSTDDLYDTSDMDALINAAYRQMFFHAFKCDRQTFLESQLRNGQITVRDFIRGLALSPTFYNSFFEKNSNYRFVEHCVQKILGRDVYSDREKIAWSIVVANKGIKGLVDELLDSEEYLTSFGYNTVPYQKRRVLPGRPEGERPIHIKNPRYDAYHRNQLGFPQIVWQSQVKRYVPQEKKVTAGNPQAFLGMARSIGASGAAPARVSTGDINIATAVPYRKVSS; encoded by the coding sequence GTGTCTCTTCCGTTACTAAACTATTCCCCGTCCAGTCAAAATCAGCGCGTTGCGGCTTACGAAATCGGCGGCGACGAACAGCCCAGAATTTTCTCCACCGATGACCTGTACGATACCAGCGACATGGATGCGCTGATTAATGCGGCCTATCGGCAGATGTTCTTCCACGCCTTTAAGTGCGATCGCCAGACCTTTCTGGAGTCGCAGCTGCGCAACGGTCAGATCACCGTGCGCGACTTTATTCGTGGCTTGGCGCTGTCGCCTACCTTCTACAACAGCTTCTTCGAGAAGAACAGCAACTACAGATTTGTTGAGCACTGCGTTCAAAAAATTCTGGGCCGCGACGTGTACAGCGATCGCGAAAAAATTGCTTGGTCTATCGTAGTGGCCAACAAGGGCATTAAAGGCCTAGTCGATGAGTTGCTCGACAGCGAAGAGTATCTCACCAGCTTTGGCTACAACACCGTGCCTTATCAAAAGCGCCGAGTGCTGCCTGGTCGCCCCGAAGGCGAGCGCCCCATCCACATCAAAAATCCCCGCTACGACGCCTACCACCGCAATCAGTTGGGCTTCCCTCAGATTGTGTGGCAGTCTCAGGTCAAGCGGTACGTTCCCCAAGAGAAGAAGGTTACCGCTGGCAACCCTCAAGCCTTCCTTGGCATGGCCCGCAGTATTGGAGCCAGTGGTGCAGCCCCGGCTCGCGTATCCACCGGCGACATCAACATCGCCACCGCTGTACCCTACCGCAAAGTGTCCTCATAA